A single region of the Streptomyces sp. NBC_00425 genome encodes:
- a CDS encoding alpha-L-fucosidase — MSSARLSRRSLMKAAALAGGIAAFGLPQGLWPTAAQAYTVPSKMDWWYQARFGMFIHFGSYSYLGQGEWAFDSQQWSKANYQTQVTQNFDPAQFDANAIAELAANAGMKYLVITAKHHEGFAMWDSDVAGFTDTTGTKRFNLHDYHGVQTDPLMDLKAACESRGIKFCLYYSILDWNHPSQTDRHEGGLTTMSSQAARTAYIADLKAQLQELLDRYDPALLWFDGDWFDEPSSPTLEDWWLASDGVDLYNWLIARKPGLIVNERVKRDHGLGDYAVAEFGIPAAPMSRPWERCATMNGAWGYNASRENSYRSVKDIVQELVTVVSRDGNLLLNIGPKGDGSVTAGTRTVLNGLASWMSTYGESIHGTSGSPSATEPAWGKLTKKSGKLFAHVFAWPTDGKLQIPAIDNTITRVYLMNNPSVALPYTVTDQISVTVPATAPDARVSVVCVEVQGMPVTFSAPAVFQHVDYQGTRADLPLGSYTSAQLSAAGLGPAMASSLRVPAGFQVTGYSGDNFTGTAWTFASDAPDLRVTGNNDVIASLKVTFAPATYFSLTNVTNNLVLDSGGNVAAGSNLKQWEAVNSTNLQWQAVELGNGYYRLVNRTNGMVADGWGSTANGDPARQKAWDGGDTQQWQITHRGQGRYSIANRRTGLVLDGGGNVTSGAVTKQWTWQQSTNLLWTIKPVG, encoded by the coding sequence ATGTCCTCAGCTCGCCTCAGCAGACGCTCTCTGATGAAGGCCGCCGCCCTCGCCGGAGGGATCGCGGCCTTCGGTCTGCCGCAGGGCCTGTGGCCCACCGCCGCCCAGGCGTACACCGTCCCCTCGAAGATGGACTGGTGGTACCAGGCCAGGTTCGGCATGTTCATCCACTTCGGGTCCTACTCCTACCTCGGCCAGGGCGAGTGGGCCTTCGACAGCCAGCAGTGGAGCAAGGCGAACTACCAGACCCAGGTCACCCAGAACTTCGACCCGGCGCAGTTCGACGCCAACGCCATCGCCGAGCTGGCCGCGAACGCCGGCATGAAGTACCTCGTGATCACCGCCAAGCACCACGAGGGCTTCGCGATGTGGGACTCCGACGTGGCCGGCTTCACCGACACCACGGGCACCAAGCGCTTCAACCTGCACGACTACCACGGCGTTCAGACCGACCCGCTGATGGACCTCAAGGCCGCATGCGAAAGCCGTGGCATCAAGTTCTGCCTCTACTACTCGATCCTCGACTGGAACCACCCTTCGCAGACCGACCGCCACGAGGGCGGTCTCACCACGATGTCCTCGCAGGCCGCCCGCACCGCCTACATCGCCGACCTGAAGGCTCAGCTTCAGGAACTGCTGGATCGCTACGACCCGGCGCTGCTGTGGTTCGACGGCGACTGGTTCGACGAGCCGTCCAGCCCCACCCTCGAGGACTGGTGGCTGGCGTCGGACGGCGTCGACCTCTACAACTGGCTGATCGCCCGCAAGCCCGGCCTCATCGTCAACGAACGCGTCAAGCGGGACCACGGTCTCGGCGACTACGCCGTCGCGGAGTTCGGGATACCCGCCGCACCGATGAGCCGACCGTGGGAGCGGTGCGCCACCATGAACGGCGCCTGGGGTTACAACGCGTCGCGTGAGAACTCGTACCGATCCGTGAAGGACATCGTCCAGGAGCTCGTCACGGTCGTCTCCCGCGACGGCAATCTCCTGTTGAACATCGGCCCCAAGGGCGACGGCTCGGTGACCGCGGGAACCCGGACCGTACTGAACGGCCTGGCCTCATGGATGTCGACGTACGGCGAGAGCATCCACGGCACCAGCGGCAGCCCGTCGGCCACCGAACCCGCATGGGGCAAGCTCACCAAGAAGAGCGGCAAGCTCTTCGCCCATGTGTTCGCCTGGCCCACGGACGGCAAGCTCCAGATCCCCGCGATCGACAACACGATCACCCGGGTCTACCTGATGAACAACCCCTCGGTCGCACTGCCGTACACCGTCACCGACCAGATCAGCGTCACCGTGCCGGCCACCGCGCCGGACGCGAGGGTTTCCGTGGTGTGCGTCGAGGTCCAGGGCATGCCCGTGACCTTCTCCGCGCCGGCGGTCTTCCAGCACGTCGACTACCAGGGCACTCGCGCCGACCTGCCGCTCGGCAGCTACACGTCCGCCCAGCTGTCCGCCGCCGGCCTGGGGCCCGCCATGGCCTCCTCGCTCCGGGTGCCCGCCGGATTCCAGGTGACGGGCTACTCCGGCGACAACTTCACCGGCACCGCCTGGACGTTCGCCTCGGACGCCCCCGACCTGCGCGTGACCGGCAACAACGACGTCATCGCCTCCCTGAAGGTGACGTTCGCCCCCGCCACGTACTTCAGCCTGACCAACGTCACGAACAACCTGGTCCTGGACAGCGGCGGTAACGTCGCCGCCGGCTCCAACCTGAAGCAGTGGGAGGCGGTGAACTCCACCAATCTCCAGTGGCAGGCCGTCGAACTCGGCAACGGCTACTACAGACTCGTCAACCGCACCAACGGCATGGTCGCCGACGGCTGGGGCTCCACCGCCAACGGCGACCCCGCCCGGCAGAAGGCCTGGGACGGCGGCGACACCCAGCAGTGGCAGATCACCCACCGCGGCCAGGGCCGGTACTCGATCGCCAACCGCCGTACCGGACTGGTCCTCGACGGCGGTGGGAACGTCACCTCGGGGGCCGTGACCAAACAGTGGACGTGGCAGCAGAGCACCAACCTGCTGTGGACGATCAAACCGGTCGGCTGA
- a CDS encoding Lrp/AsnC family transcriptional regulator, with amino-acid sequence MDDIDRAILRELQVDGRIPYADLGPKVGLSPSAARLRLQRLIDSKVVQVVGVTDPMTMSRQTMALLGVGIGGDPRAVADELARHDEVVYTVLTSGRYDLFAEVVCSSPSTLLDFINDVVRAVDGIASVESFPYFAIHTHRFLWDVDQ; translated from the coding sequence ATGGACGACATCGACCGGGCCATCCTGCGGGAGCTCCAGGTCGACGGACGTATCCCGTACGCCGACCTGGGACCCAAGGTCGGATTGTCGCCCTCGGCCGCGAGGCTGCGGTTGCAGCGGCTGATCGACAGCAAGGTCGTCCAGGTCGTCGGGGTGACCGATCCGATGACCATGAGCCGGCAGACGATGGCGCTTCTGGGCGTGGGCATCGGGGGCGACCCCCGTGCGGTGGCCGATGAACTCGCCAGGCACGACGAAGTCGTCTACACGGTCCTGACCTCCGGCCGCTACGACCTGTTCGCCGAGGTCGTGTGCAGCAGCCCCAGCACTCTCCTGGACTTCATCAACGACGTCGTCCGGGCCGTCGACGGCATCGCCTCCGTGGAGAGCTTCCCCTACTTCGCGATCCACACCCACCGCTTCCTGTGGGACGTCGACCAGTGA
- a CDS encoding aminotransferase gives MPHDEHRAVDFFAHGALPAPRVTADQAERIADRHLGLTARATPLGSQQDANFLLRADDGTAQAILKIANPAFGPVEIDAQDTAADLIAAAHPELRVATVLRHPDGSPRRTTVDADGGPAVARLLRFLPGGPLTGSRHLSPVTVAAMGAVTAKVSSALRDFRHPGLERVLQWDLRHAPRVVAELAGHIGEPDRRAAVRTATADAWAAVENHAAALPSQAVHLDLTDDNLIRSLVGHPPTPDGIIDFGDLTTSWAVSELAVSLSSMLHHDGVEPHHVLAAVRAFHAVRPLSVQEAEALWPLVVLRAAVLVASGHHQAAVDEDNAYATAALDHEWLIFEQATRLPHQVMTRLVREAIGAAGVPARADAPAHGLLRGVTAADVTFLDLSTGADSMDHGAWLAADAERRPALAALADGACVVATHHAQARLTRAPALSAESPATVPTGVDLWLGQAVVAQAPAGGEVLAAAPGRIGIAYGAMVLTLSFPDTVRPAVDAGSTVRAGEDLAVLPAGAAVHVALTSADGFVVPRLVRPEYAAGWLALTADPAPLLGLPAAGRAEPVDLLERRGAVFATVQGHYYADPPRIERGWRHHLLSVEGRSYLDIVNNVTPLGHAHPRVEQAVARQLRRLNTNSRFHYASVVEFTERLAALLPEPLDTVFLVNSGSEAVDLGLRLAVGATGHHDVVAVREAYHGWTYASDAVSTSLQDNPNALTTRPSWVHTVDSPNAYRGRHRGMEAVRYGPEAAAVIDGLAASGRPAGAFVSETFYGNAGGVALPEGYLADVYAAVRRHGGLAVADEVQVGYGRLGHWFWGFEQQQVVPDVVCVAKGMGNGHPLGAVITSKAVADRYRDQGYFFSSTGGSPVSSVVGLTVLDALHDEDLQGNAVRAGGRLKGRLQALAETYAVIGAVHGSGLYLGLELVRDRDTLEPATQETAELCERLLDLGVVVQPTGDHLNILKIKPPLCIDDDAVDFFADMLDRAFRELGHDG, from the coding sequence ATGCCGCACGACGAACACCGCGCCGTCGACTTCTTCGCCCACGGCGCCCTTCCGGCACCGCGGGTGACCGCCGATCAGGCCGAGCGCATCGCCGACCGCCACCTCGGCCTCACCGCTCGTGCCACGCCCCTGGGAAGCCAGCAGGACGCCAATTTCCTGCTCCGTGCAGACGACGGGACGGCCCAGGCGATCCTCAAGATCGCCAACCCCGCCTTCGGTCCGGTGGAGATCGACGCCCAGGACACGGCCGCCGATCTGATCGCCGCGGCCCACCCGGAACTGCGCGTCGCGACCGTTCTGCGCCACCCCGACGGCTCCCCGCGCCGCACCACGGTCGACGCCGACGGCGGACCGGCCGTCGCCCGGCTCCTTCGGTTCCTGCCCGGCGGGCCGCTCACGGGTTCCCGTCACCTGTCCCCGGTCACGGTGGCGGCCATGGGCGCCGTCACCGCGAAGGTCAGCAGCGCCCTGCGGGACTTCCGGCACCCCGGCCTCGAGCGGGTGCTCCAGTGGGACCTGCGGCACGCACCCCGTGTCGTCGCCGAGCTCGCCGGCCACATCGGCGAGCCGGACCGGCGCGCCGCCGTCCGCACCGCGACCGCCGACGCCTGGGCCGCGGTGGAGAACCACGCGGCCGCCCTGCCGTCGCAGGCCGTGCACCTGGACCTCACGGACGACAACCTGATCCGCTCCCTCGTCGGACACCCGCCGACGCCCGACGGCATCATCGACTTCGGTGACCTGACGACGAGTTGGGCGGTGAGCGAACTTGCCGTGTCGCTGTCCTCGATGCTCCACCACGACGGCGTCGAACCCCACCACGTGCTGGCCGCCGTCCGGGCCTTCCATGCGGTGCGGCCGCTCTCCGTGCAGGAGGCGGAGGCGCTGTGGCCACTCGTGGTGCTGCGCGCCGCCGTCCTGGTGGCCAGCGGGCATCACCAGGCCGCCGTCGACGAGGACAACGCCTACGCCACGGCCGCCCTCGACCACGAGTGGCTCATCTTCGAGCAGGCCACCCGGCTGCCCCATCAGGTGATGACCCGCCTCGTCAGGGAGGCGATCGGCGCGGCCGGCGTGCCGGCCCGAGCGGACGCGCCCGCGCACGGTCTGCTGCGCGGCGTGACCGCCGCCGACGTCACCTTCCTCGACCTGTCAACCGGCGCGGACTCCATGGATCACGGGGCGTGGCTCGCGGCGGACGCCGAGCGCCGGCCGGCGCTCGCCGCGCTCGCGGACGGAGCCTGCGTGGTCGCCACGCATCACGCGCAGGCACGGCTCACCCGGGCTCCGGCCCTGTCGGCGGAGTCGCCCGCCACGGTGCCCACCGGTGTCGACCTGTGGCTCGGGCAGGCCGTGGTGGCGCAGGCTCCCGCCGGGGGAGAGGTCCTTGCCGCGGCCCCGGGCCGCATCGGGATCGCCTACGGCGCCATGGTGCTGACGCTGTCCTTCCCGGACACGGTCCGGCCGGCGGTCGACGCCGGCTCGACGGTCCGGGCGGGCGAGGACCTCGCCGTTCTGCCCGCCGGAGCAGCGGTCCACGTGGCGCTGACGTCCGCCGACGGCTTCGTCGTGCCGCGCCTGGTCCGTCCCGAGTACGCGGCCGGATGGCTCGCGCTCACAGCCGATCCCGCCCCCCTCCTCGGGCTCCCGGCCGCCGGCCGCGCGGAGCCCGTGGACCTGCTGGAGCGGCGCGGGGCCGTGTTCGCGACGGTACAGGGGCACTACTACGCCGACCCTCCGCGCATCGAACGCGGCTGGCGTCACCACCTGCTGTCCGTCGAGGGCCGTTCGTACCTCGACATCGTGAACAACGTCACCCCGCTGGGGCACGCCCACCCCCGCGTGGAGCAGGCCGTCGCGCGCCAGCTGCGACGGCTCAACACCAACTCGCGGTTCCACTACGCCTCGGTCGTGGAGTTCACCGAACGTCTCGCCGCTCTCCTGCCCGAGCCGCTCGACACGGTGTTCCTGGTCAACTCCGGATCCGAGGCGGTGGACCTCGGCCTGCGCCTCGCCGTCGGAGCCACCGGACACCACGACGTCGTCGCGGTCCGAGAGGCCTACCACGGCTGGACCTACGCATCCGACGCGGTGTCCACGTCGCTCCAGGACAACCCGAACGCCCTGACGACCCGGCCGAGTTGGGTGCACACCGTGGACTCGCCCAACGCGTACCGCGGGCGGCACCGCGGGATGGAGGCCGTGCGCTACGGGCCGGAGGCCGCTGCGGTCATCGATGGGCTGGCCGCGTCGGGCCGCCCGGCCGGGGCCTTCGTCAGCGAGACCTTCTACGGCAACGCCGGGGGAGTGGCGCTGCCCGAGGGCTATCTCGCCGACGTCTACGCGGCCGTCCGCCGCCACGGTGGCCTCGCCGTCGCCGACGAGGTGCAAGTGGGCTACGGCCGTCTGGGGCACTGGTTCTGGGGATTCGAGCAGCAGCAGGTCGTGCCCGACGTGGTCTGTGTGGCCAAGGGCATGGGCAACGGTCACCCACTCGGCGCCGTCATCACGTCCAAGGCGGTCGCCGATCGGTATCGCGACCAGGGGTACTTCTTCTCGTCCACCGGGGGCAGCCCGGTCTCGAGCGTCGTGGGCCTCACCGTCCTGGACGCCCTGCACGACGAGGACCTCCAGGGCAACGCGGTCCGTGCCGGAGGCCGCCTGAAAGGCCGGCTCCAGGCGCTGGCGGAGACCTACGCCGTCATCGGCGCCGTCCACGGCTCGGGCCTGTACCTCGGCCTCGAACTCGTCCGCGACCGCGACACGTTGGAGCCGGCCACACAGGAGACCGCCGAACTGTGCGAGCGCCTCCTCGACCTCGGTGTGGTCGTCCAGCCCACCGGCGACCACCTCAACATCCTGAAGATCAAACCCCCGCTGTGCATCGACGACGACGCCGTCGACTTCTTCGCCGACATGCTGGACCGCGCCTTCAGGGAGCTCGGCCACGACGGCTGA
- a CDS encoding diacylglycerol kinase family protein, translating into MPTAAPERPAGLPGRRPGADRTGRSLALPKGTGRAAARIAALTVCQGAVMVGCGLLITGPARGLWPMTVEDDVNEGLEHARTGTLTTLSFLGSEAGNTLTVIAVTVLACAALILIPRLPMWRQATFLAVAVSLQSLVFLVITEAVDRDRPEVHRLDASPPTSSYTSGHTGAATAIYGGLAVLALSRLRGPWRRIVGALLLLVPSVVALARLYRGMHHPTDVIGGLVNGSLSLLIVGRTLLTGATVTAAADAGPAPASTSERTSRSAPDDRPAAVIFNPTVTGEAEREALRGVLDRHGYRAPVFIATTAEDPGTGQTAGALRDGAGLVVVCGGDGTLRAAADALAGSGVPLAVVPCGTGNLLARNLGLPLTPTDALDAALRGTPHRLDLGRIEGDALPATHFAAMSGAGLDAAIMERTNDRAKSLLGWPAYVLAGIGTLRNPRMRLTVRLDDSPALRRTARMVLVGNVGTVQGGTTLLPAARPDDGLLDLLLLDPRGVAGWTRALTTLVRGGAKGARPSAADTASAEAGDGTPVEFFTFRRAELTFDSAQSRELDGDPVTQGRRLTAEVRPGALTVLLPAGGR; encoded by the coding sequence ATGCCGACCGCCGCACCGGAAAGACCGGCCGGGCTTCCTGGCCGCAGACCAGGGGCCGACCGGACCGGCCGCTCGCTCGCGCTGCCGAAGGGCACGGGACGGGCCGCCGCGCGCATCGCGGCACTGACGGTCTGCCAGGGCGCGGTCATGGTGGGATGCGGACTGCTGATCACCGGACCGGCTCGCGGACTGTGGCCGATGACGGTCGAGGACGACGTCAACGAGGGCTTGGAACACGCCCGTACCGGCACCCTCACCACCCTGTCGTTCCTCGGGTCCGAGGCCGGCAACACCCTCACCGTGATCGCCGTCACGGTCCTGGCCTGCGCGGCACTGATCCTGATACCCCGGCTGCCGATGTGGCGTCAGGCGACCTTTCTCGCCGTCGCCGTGTCCCTGCAGTCACTGGTCTTCCTGGTCATCACCGAGGCGGTGGACCGCGACCGGCCCGAGGTGCACCGCCTCGACGCCTCTCCGCCCACCTCCAGTTACACCTCGGGCCACACCGGCGCGGCCACCGCGATCTACGGCGGACTCGCGGTGCTCGCGCTGTCCCGGCTGCGCGGGCCGTGGCGGCGGATCGTCGGCGCTCTGCTGCTGCTCGTTCCGTCGGTGGTCGCGCTCGCCCGTCTCTACCGGGGCATGCACCACCCCACGGACGTCATCGGCGGGCTGGTCAACGGCAGCCTGTCCCTGCTGATCGTCGGCCGCACCCTGCTCACCGGCGCCACCGTGACCGCCGCGGCCGACGCGGGCCCGGCGCCGGCCTCGACGAGCGAGCGAACCAGCCGGAGCGCACCGGACGACCGCCCAGCCGCGGTGATCTTCAACCCCACGGTGACCGGCGAAGCCGAGCGAGAGGCGCTGCGCGGCGTCCTGGACAGACACGGCTATCGCGCACCGGTGTTCATCGCGACCACGGCCGAGGACCCGGGCACCGGTCAGACAGCCGGCGCGCTACGGGACGGCGCGGGTCTCGTCGTGGTCTGCGGTGGTGACGGCACCCTGCGTGCCGCCGCGGACGCGCTGGCCGGCAGCGGGGTACCGCTCGCCGTCGTGCCCTGCGGCACCGGCAATCTGCTGGCCCGCAACCTCGGACTGCCCCTGACCCCCACCGACGCCCTCGACGCCGCGCTGCGCGGCACGCCACACCGCCTCGACCTCGGCCGCATCGAGGGCGACGCCCTCCCCGCCACCCACTTCGCCGCCATGTCCGGGGCGGGTCTCGACGCGGCGATCATGGAACGCACCAACGATCGCGCCAAGTCCCTCCTGGGCTGGCCGGCCTATGTACTGGCCGGCATCGGCACATTGCGCAACCCGCGGATGCGCCTGACCGTCCGGCTCGACGACTCCCCCGCCCTGCGCCGCACGGCCCGTATGGTGCTGGTCGGCAACGTCGGCACCGTGCAGGGCGGCACGACGCTCCTGCCCGCCGCCCGCCCTGACGACGGCCTCCTCGACCTGCTGCTCCTCGACCCGCGGGGCGTGGCCGGCTGGACGCGCGCGCTGACGACGCTGGTGCGCGGTGGCGCGAAGGGGGCCCGGCCGTCCGCCGCGGACACGGCCTCGGCGGAGGCCGGCGACGGCACACCGGTGGAGTTCTTCACCTTCCGGCGGGCCGAACTGACCTTCGACTCCGCGCAGTCCCGAGAGCTCGACGGAGATCCGGTGACGCAGGGCCGGCGGCTCACCGCCGAGGTCAGGCCGGGCGCGCTGACCGTGCTCCTGCCCGCCGGAGGGCGGTGA
- a CDS encoding YihY/virulence factor BrkB family protein: MGTATKVPETRDMRGDELSADEALAALRRYGRWALLRDSFVRFRYADGFTHSRALALQTVLSVIPLAIAFVGLSTTLHTESIGRIAELTIHRIAEGPSAEVVDDALSRSRRTAGDGAQVALWFGLVFSLVNTTTAMCQVERGANRIYGNERDRPFGQKYLRGLVMSVTAGLPLGLGFVVMVAGGDLASAAVTVYRLDGGAQTAWQILRWPFGLLLALISASVIFRRAPRRRQPGYTWLAFGAAVYLVLWTTLTWLLSLYLGISGSFDTVYGPLSAFMSLLLWAYLTSIALFLGLAFAAQLEAARALRSDPVEPDPGV, translated from the coding sequence GTGGGCACCGCGACCAAGGTTCCCGAGACCCGCGACATGAGGGGCGACGAACTCTCCGCGGACGAGGCGCTGGCGGCGTTGCGCCGCTACGGACGCTGGGCCCTGCTGCGCGACTCCTTCGTGCGATTCCGGTACGCCGACGGCTTCACCCATTCCCGCGCGCTCGCCCTGCAGACCGTTCTGTCGGTGATCCCGCTGGCCATCGCGTTCGTCGGTCTGTCCACGACGCTGCACACCGAGAGCATCGGCCGGATCGCCGAACTGACGATCCACCGGATCGCCGAGGGGCCCAGTGCCGAAGTGGTCGACGACGCGCTGAGCCGCAGCCGCCGCACGGCGGGCGACGGCGCGCAGGTCGCGCTGTGGTTCGGTCTGGTCTTCTCGCTGGTCAACACCACCACCGCGATGTGCCAGGTCGAGCGCGGAGCCAACCGTATCTACGGCAACGAACGCGACCGGCCCTTCGGTCAGAAGTACCTGCGCGGTCTCGTGATGTCCGTCACCGCCGGACTGCCCCTCGGACTCGGCTTCGTCGTGATGGTGGCCGGCGGCGACCTCGCCTCCGCGGCGGTGACCGTCTACCGGCTCGACGGAGGCGCCCAGACCGCCTGGCAGATACTGCGATGGCCGTTCGGACTGCTGCTCGCGCTCATCTCGGCCAGCGTGATCTTCCGCCGGGCGCCCCGCCGCAGACAGCCCGGATACACCTGGCTGGCCTTCGGCGCCGCCGTGTACCTGGTGCTGTGGACGACGCTCACCTGGCTGCTGAGCCTGTACCTCGGCATCAGCGGCTCCTTCGACACGGTCTACGGCCCGCTCAGCGCATTCATGTCCCTGCTGCTGTGGGCCTATCTGACCTCCATCGCCCTCTTCCTCGGGCTGGCGTTCGCCGCGCAGCTGGAGGCCGCGCGCGCCCTGCGGTCCGACCCCGTCGAACCCGATCCTGGAGTCTGA
- a CDS encoding phosphatase PAP2 family protein has translation MAVRASVLRLRDRRRAADRRFGVRLLGAAVVAAVAAVPFALLLILVEGRWTPLRRVDVGAAERLHRTAVTHPAWTRTLRFLSDWVWDPAVLRTVVALLTVWLLYRRAWRLAAWSAVTAVAGGVIGLVVKTVVERARPSLEDPVAHAPGFSFPSGHAMTATTSFAVLLLVLLPLVPRAWRPLCWCFAVVSVLGVGFTRVALGVHWFSDVVGGWLLGLAVVALTAWAFEAWRADAGRVRTEVTEGLEPELVDARPEP, from the coding sequence ATGGCTGTGCGAGCCTCGGTCCTGCGCCTTCGAGACCGTCGCCGGGCGGCCGACCGCAGATTCGGCGTCCGACTCCTCGGGGCGGCCGTCGTGGCCGCCGTCGCCGCGGTGCCCTTCGCCCTGCTGCTGATCCTCGTCGAGGGCCGGTGGACGCCGTTGCGCCGGGTGGACGTGGGCGCCGCCGAGAGACTTCACCGGACGGCCGTGACCCATCCGGCGTGGACCCGGACCCTGCGCTTCCTCTCCGACTGGGTGTGGGACCCCGCCGTGCTGCGGACGGTGGTCGCACTGCTGACGGTCTGGCTGCTGTACCGCAGGGCTTGGCGGCTGGCCGCCTGGTCCGCCGTGACGGCGGTGGCGGGCGGGGTCATCGGACTCGTCGTCAAGACGGTCGTCGAGCGAGCCCGGCCTTCCCTCGAGGATCCGGTGGCGCACGCGCCGGGATTCTCCTTCCCGTCCGGCCACGCGATGACGGCCACCACGTCGTTCGCCGTCCTGCTGCTGGTCCTGCTGCCGCTGGTGCCCCGGGCCTGGCGGCCCCTGTGCTGGTGCTTCGCGGTGGTTTCCGTGCTGGGCGTCGGCTTCACCCGCGTCGCGCTCGGTGTCCACTGGTTCAGCGACGTGGTCGGCGGCTGGCTGCTGGGTCTGGCCGTCGTCGCCCTCACCGCCTGGGCCTTCGAGGCCTGGCGCGCCGATGCCGGCCGGGTACGCACCGAGGTCACCGAGGGACTGGAGCCCGAACTCGTCGACGCCCGCCCCGAGCCCTGA